One segment of Desmodus rotundus isolate HL8 chromosome 6, HLdesRot8A.1, whole genome shotgun sequence DNA contains the following:
- the MANBAL gene encoding protein MANBAL — protein sequence MASDLDFSPPEVPEPTFLENLLRYGLFLGAIFQLICVLAILIPVPKSHEAEAEPAEPRGGEVTRKPKAAAPSSNKRPKKETKKKR from the exons ATGGCCTCCGACCTGGACTTCTCACCTCCCGAGGTGCCGGAGCCCACTTTCCTGGAGAACCTGTTACGGTACGGACTCTTCCTGGGGGCCATCTTCCAGCTCATCTGTGTGCTGGCCATCCTCATCCCGGTTCCCAAGTCCCACGAGGCG GAGGCAGAACCCGCGGAGCCCAGAGGTGGGGAGGTGACGAGGAAGCCCAAGGCTGCTGCTCCTTCCTCGAACAAGAGGCCCAAGAAGGAGACCAAGAAGAAGCGTTAG